Within the Arachis duranensis cultivar V14167 chromosome 10, aradu.V14167.gnm2.J7QH, whole genome shotgun sequence genome, the region AACATCGAGTATATGATATAAGAATTTGGAGTTTTTCAAGTTGGACATGATTTTATTGGCTTTCTTTCCAGGCCCTGTAGCATCTGAGGTTCGACTTTTATGTGATCTTGAGCAGGCTGAACCATCATGGTAAACCATGCAGTATTGTCGCCATTCACTTATTAGAACTTTTCTCATGTCCATATAAAAATCTATTAAATGCTTGGTGACTTGTTCAGGACTGTAAGACATATTGGGGGTGCAATGAGGGGTGCCGGTGCTGAACAAATTTCAGTTCTGGTTAGGACAATGGTTGAAAGCAAAGCAAGCAAGAATGTGCTTCGTATGTTTTATTTACTTGGGTACAAGTTAGACCATGAACTGCTTAGAGTGggattttctttccattttaaCAGGGGTGCACAAATCACTGTAACGGTGTCATCAATCAATAAAATGCTAAAGGTGCATGCAACGGACGAGGCTGTACCGGTAACGCCTGGTATACAGTTGGTGGAAGTAACTGCACCTGCAACTGGTGAAACCTATGCTGAAGTTGCTTCTGCAGTTTCATCCTTTTGTGAATATCTTGCACCGTAAGAAACTTTTATTGTCTTCCTTCTGCAAATTTTCTATAGTGTATGTTTTCAACTTTTCCGGGGCTTAAGTGGTAGCTTTTGTATACCTGGTGGCGGCTAATTGTCGGATATAGTCTGTTGCCAACTTACAGGTTGAATTGGTGCAATGGCAAAGTTGTTGCCTTGCTACTTGGAGCTTACAAATTTAAATTCTGGAAACAATCTTTCTATTTGTACAAGGCTGCATACACCTACTCTTTTTATACTGTATGAGGCTAAATTTTGAACAAATTACACTAACCCCCGAAGATTTGGCGATATTACATATAAGATTTCACcatttgtaaaaaatatatgCTAATCTCCCATGAGAATAATACATACTctctatcccatcattttataAAATGTGACAGAAAATTCAGTGTAGGTATGACAAATCAAGGGGATTTTGTGTGATATAATCTAAGTTGGGAG harbors:
- the LOC107468930 gene encoding mediator of RNA polymerase II transcription subunit 18, with amino-acid sequence MECVVQGIIETQHVEALEILLQGLCGVQRERLRIHEICLKSGPNLGPVASEVRLLCDLEQAEPSWTVRHIGGAMRGAGAEQISVLVRTMVESKASKNVLRMFYLLGYKLDHELLRVGFSFHFNRGAQITVTVSSINKMLKVHATDEAVPVTPGIQLVEVTAPATGETYAEVASAVSSFCEYLAPLLHLSKPGISTGVVPTAAAAAASLMSDGGGTTL